One Proteinivorax tanatarense DNA segment encodes these proteins:
- the nikC gene encoding nickel transporter permease, protein MAHDIELAEKKKMIVKDKLAILGAIILAFVAITAIIGPWIVNTDPYETDLGIRLNPPDPDYLMGTDHLGRCIFTRVLFGARVSISISIAVLAVSLSVGVFIGVLAGYAGGFVDTIIMRIIDILLAFPGLILAMAIAGILGPSLINTMIAVVVVSWVGYARITRAMVLSAKEKDYVKMARICGTPHFLIIVRHIIPNIISPIIVLATLDVGSTILRIAGLSFLGLGAQPPTAEWGAMINDGRAFMQTAPWVMFFPGLAILSVVVGFNLLGDGLRDLYDPKDI, encoded by the coding sequence ATGGCTCATGATATAGAACTAGCTGAAAAGAAGAAAATGATAGTCAAAGATAAGCTAGCAATATTGGGAGCTATAATCTTAGCCTTTGTCGCTATAACTGCCATTATTGGACCATGGATCGTGAACACAGATCCCTATGAAACTGACTTAGGGATAAGGCTGAATCCACCTGACCCAGATTATTTAATGGGCACAGACCATTTGGGACGGTGTATTTTTACCCGGGTATTGTTTGGAGCAAGAGTCTCTATTTCAATATCAATAGCTGTGTTAGCAGTTTCGCTATCAGTTGGAGTTTTTATAGGAGTTTTAGCAGGTTATGCAGGTGGGTTTGTAGATACTATAATTATGCGCATTATAGATATTCTCCTGGCTTTTCCAGGACTAATTTTAGCTATGGCAATAGCAGGGATACTGGGTCCCAGTCTTATAAATACAATGATTGCAGTTGTGGTAGTGAGCTGGGTGGGCTATGCAAGGATTACAAGGGCAATGGTTTTATCGGCGAAAGAAAAAGATTATGTAAAAATGGCTAGGATATGTGGGACACCTCATTTTTTAATAATAGTTAGACATATTATACCAAACATCATATCCCCTATAATTGTCCTGGCTACGTTAGATGTAGGATCAACCATTCTTAGAATTGCAGGATTGTCTTTTTTAGGTTTGGGAGCTCAACCACCTACAGCAGAATGGGGAGCAATGATTAACGATGGTAGAGCTTTTATGCAAACAGCTCCATGGGTGATGTTTTTCCCAGGACTTGCTATTTTATCGGTGGTTGTAGGTTTTAACTTGCTTGGAGATGGTTTGCGTGATTTATACGATCCTAAGGATATATAG
- a CDS encoding ABC transporter substrate-binding protein — translation MKKSIFLLIVFVIFSTFLAGCDSETSNADIPTLKVGYIFTNHQTPLMVAASKGEDLKEEGVYLKEVTSRERYVLMEEDNPLANIELIVTSNGSEAMTMMSQGHIDIGLASGAAFLSSLDQGANIKMLCPVHTEGIGLVMDKDAKEEDWDDFEKLAMKSEEPIKVGFHSPTSAPLILFESALTEVGLSYTKDPDELNADILLVDLRGTSNFLSALTSGQVDAWVGPSPWPELAVTEGVGKIILDMREMSPYGQWFEFPCCVAGATEKSLDENKKEVEAFLQVLTAGANYANEHSQEAAEITSEFTGVSVEAAKMSSIKYTTEPTDQWINNFEIIYNTLQNTGSFDNDFAHKSFEDIFDIIFDIDPIANVLE, via the coding sequence ATGAAAAAAAGTATTTTTTTATTAATAGTGTTTGTGATTTTTTCTACATTTTTAGCAGGATGTGACTCTGAAACTTCTAATGCTGATATACCAACTTTAAAAGTAGGGTATATTTTTACAAATCATCAAACCCCTTTGATGGTGGCAGCTAGTAAAGGTGAGGATTTAAAAGAAGAAGGTGTTTACTTAAAAGAAGTTACGAGCAGAGAAAGATATGTGTTAATGGAGGAAGACAATCCTCTTGCAAACATAGAGTTGATTGTAACAAGCAATGGTTCGGAGGCTATGACCATGATGAGTCAAGGGCATATCGATATAGGTTTAGCTTCTGGTGCAGCTTTTTTATCATCTTTAGACCAAGGGGCTAATATAAAGATGCTTTGTCCTGTACATACTGAAGGGATTGGTCTGGTAATGGATAAAGATGCTAAAGAAGAGGATTGGGATGATTTTGAGAAGCTAGCAATGAAAAGCGAAGAGCCAATAAAAGTTGGTTTCCACTCACCAACAAGTGCCCCCCTAATTCTTTTTGAATCGGCATTAACTGAGGTGGGGTTAAGTTATACAAAAGACCCAGATGAATTAAATGCGGACATTTTGTTAGTTGACCTTAGAGGGACAAGCAATTTTCTATCTGCCTTAACTAGCGGTCAAGTTGATGCGTGGGTAGGCCCATCACCGTGGCCAGAGCTTGCAGTTACAGAGGGGGTAGGTAAAATTATCCTAGATATGAGAGAAATGTCTCCCTATGGGCAATGGTTTGAGTTTCCTTGCTGTGTGGCAGGGGCTACTGAAAAATCTTTAGATGAGAATAAAAAAGAGGTAGAAGCATTTTTACAAGTTTTGACAGCAGGGGCTAACTATGCAAATGAACATAGCCAAGAAGCAGCAGAAATAACTTCTGAATTTACCGGTGTTAGTGTAGAAGCGGCAAAAATGTCTTCAATAAAATATACAACAGAACCGACTGATCAGTGGATTAATAATTTTGAGATTATATACAACACACTTCAAAATACTGGAAGTTTTGATAACGATTTTGCTCATAAATCTTTTGAGGATATATTTGATATAATTTTTGACATTGATCCTATAGCAAATGTTTTAGAATAA
- a CDS encoding ABC transporter ATP-binding protein: MKTVIGINNLSKVFSTKKKKNVHALKNINLNVKEHEFVCILGPSGSGKSTLLRLMEGLIKPTSGKITVMDKEIRESILDTGMVFQDYSLLPWKNVIDNVSFGLELRKMSRKERYKISIKILDKFGLGEFTTSYPHELSGGMKQRVAIARSIATSPKILYMDEPFGALDAYTRFHMQKDLIDFWIKEKRTVVFVTHSVEEAIFLGTRVILMSPRPGEIVGDYKIDLPYPRNRWSENFKNLFQQIMSHLDEVSEQYKVL; the protein is encoded by the coding sequence ATGAAAACAGTTATAGGTATAAATAATTTAAGCAAAGTTTTTAGCACCAAAAAAAAGAAAAATGTGCACGCATTAAAGAATATAAATCTAAATGTTAAAGAACACGAATTTGTATGTATATTGGGACCTAGTGGCTCAGGGAAGTCTACTCTTTTAAGACTAATGGAAGGACTTATAAAGCCAACTAGTGGTAAAATAACGGTTATGGATAAAGAAATTAGAGAAAGTATTTTAGATACAGGGATGGTTTTTCAGGATTATTCGTTATTACCTTGGAAAAATGTAATTGACAATGTTTCATTTGGGCTAGAGTTGCGAAAGATGTCTAGAAAAGAGAGATATAAAATTTCAATAAAAATATTAGATAAATTTGGGCTAGGAGAATTTACTACTAGTTACCCACATGAGTTATCGGGAGGAATGAAGCAAAGGGTAGCTATTGCTAGGTCAATAGCCACATCGCCCAAAATACTTTATATGGATGAGCCGTTTGGGGCTCTAGATGCCTATACAAGGTTTCATATGCAAAAGGACTTAATTGATTTTTGGATTAAAGAAAAAAGGACGGTAGTTTTTGTAACTCATAGTGTAGAAGAAGCAATCTTTTTAGGAACTCGAGTTATCTTGATGAGCCCACGACCAGGAGAGATTGTGGGAGATTATAAGATTGACTTGCCATACCCTAGGAATCGGTGGAGTGAGAATTTCAAAAACTTATTTCAACAAATAATGTCCCATTTAGATGAAGTTAGTGAGCAATACAAGGTCTTATAA
- a CDS encoding YvrJ family protein has translation MELDTNNMVNIIGNFGFPIMITLYLLMRFEKKLDALTEAIVSLQKNSKQ, from the coding sequence ATGGAGTTAGACACTAACAATATGGTAAATATAATAGGAAATTTTGGATTTCCTATTATGATTACGCTATATCTATTAATGAGGTTTGAGAAGAAGTTAGATGCTTTAACAGAAGCTATAGTTAGTCTACAAAAAAATAGTAAACAGTAA
- a CDS encoding ABC transporter permease yields the protein MNNKGLKLINPFILPFLFILCWQFFAIKIANPIVLPSVDSVLNLIIKPTDNLLSIGSLLRNTWVSLVRVGMGYSLAVLIGIPLGMLIGYSKFAESFLKPFLSLFRPIAPLAWVPLVLAWFGVTSVANVLNIQEGQLYTLLDNVKISMLFIIFIGGFFPILTNTIYGVKSVRNTLIDSAITLGATKKDIFFKILFPAAMPSILTGLRVGLGVAWMCLVSAEMLPGSIAGVGYLITHAYTLARTDIVIAGMISISLVGGFFEVMFNVIETKFFSWQKLDK from the coding sequence GTGAATAATAAAGGCCTAAAATTAATAAATCCATTTATACTTCCTTTTTTGTTTATTCTTTGTTGGCAGTTTTTTGCTATAAAAATAGCTAATCCAATTGTTTTACCTTCAGTTGATAGTGTTTTAAACCTAATTATTAAACCGACTGATAATCTTTTAAGTATAGGTTCTTTACTTAGAAACACTTGGGTAAGCTTAGTTAGAGTAGGGATGGGATACTCTTTAGCTGTGTTGATAGGAATTCCTTTAGGGATGCTAATTGGTTACTCCAAATTTGCAGAAAGTTTTCTTAAACCATTTTTAAGTTTATTCAGACCTATTGCTCCATTAGCATGGGTTCCGCTTGTTTTAGCTTGGTTTGGTGTTACAAGTGTAGCTAATGTACTTAATATACAAGAAGGACAGCTTTATACACTATTAGATAATGTAAAAATATCCATGTTGTTTATAATATTTATTGGGGGATTTTTCCCGATATTAACCAATACTATATACGGTGTAAAAAGCGTTCGAAATACCTTGATTGATTCAGCTATAACTCTAGGGGCAACTAAAAAAGATATATTTTTTAAAATTCTGTTTCCAGCAGCCATGCCTTCCATACTTACTGGACTAAGAGTAGGGCTTGGCGTTGCCTGGATGTGCTTAGTTTCTGCAGAAATGTTACCTGGAAGCATTGCAGGTGTAGGATACCTTATTACCCATGCATATACTTTGGCTCGTACAGATATAGTAATAGCTGGCATGATTTCTATTAGTTTGGTTGGTGGTTTTTTTGAGGTAATGTTTAATGTAATAGAAACTAAGTTCTTTAGCTGGCAGAAGCTAGATAAGTAG
- a CDS encoding Crp/Fnr family transcriptional regulator, with amino-acid sequence MEKYIKLLEKNDLFKGFNSKDLEDILGYLSAKVVIYKKNDVILLQGDPVSFVGIVISGAIQVIKEDIGGNISILAHFGSNDIFAETFACAYIKESPVTVEAKEDCEIMFINFKKLIKDCHKSCTFHSRLVENMLSLIARKNILLNQKNEILSKRTTREKLLTYFSGQIKKSHSRRFSIPYSREGLANYLCVDRSALSRELSKMRDEGLIKFKKNEFEVLFSNS; translated from the coding sequence ATGGAAAAATATATTAAATTACTAGAAAAAAATGATTTGTTCAAAGGATTTAATTCAAAAGATTTGGAAGATATTTTAGGTTACCTATCTGCTAAAGTTGTAATCTATAAAAAAAATGATGTTATATTGCTTCAAGGTGATCCTGTTAGTTTTGTTGGGATAGTTATATCAGGTGCTATTCAAGTTATAAAAGAAGATATTGGAGGTAATATATCTATCTTAGCTCATTTTGGCAGTAATGATATTTTTGCAGAAACATTTGCTTGTGCTTATATTAAGGAAAGTCCTGTAACGGTAGAAGCCAAAGAGGACTGCGAAATAATGTTTATTAATTTTAAAAAACTTATCAAAGATTGTCATAAAAGTTGTACTTTCCATTCAAGGTTGGTAGAAAACATGCTTTCTCTGATTGCAAGAAAAAATATCTTATTGAACCAAAAAAATGAGATATTATCAAAACGAACAACAAGAGAGAAACTGTTAACTTACTTTAGTGGACAAATAAAAAAATCCCATTCAAGAAGGTTTTCAATTCCGTATAGTAGAGAGGGGCTTGCAAATTACCTTTGTGTAGATAGAAGTGCATTGTCTCGTGAACTATCTAAAATGCGGGATGAAGGATTAATCAAATTCAAAAAGAATGAATTTGAAGTTCTTTTCAGCAATTCTTGA
- a CDS encoding ATP-binding protein yields the protein MTRQTIKIDEDKCIGCKQCVSACQEGAIGMVDGKAKLLRDDYCDGLGNCLPVCPTNAISFEEREAPTFTKDAPKKSTDNKQPKNLACGCPGTHSKALNRETTSETKEENSSPVKNQLNQWPVQIKLVPPNAPYFEDANLLIAADCTAFAYGNFHNKLMKNKITLIGCPKLDEGDYSEKITAILKSNNIKSLTVARMVVPCCGGIENAVKTALKNSGKLIPWQVVTISTDGKILDI from the coding sequence ATGACAAGACAAACAATAAAAATAGATGAAGATAAATGTATAGGCTGCAAGCAATGTGTCTCAGCCTGTCAAGAAGGGGCAATCGGCATGGTAGACGGAAAAGCCAAACTGCTTCGTGATGATTATTGTGATGGGCTAGGAAACTGCTTACCGGTCTGCCCAACCAATGCTATAAGTTTTGAGGAAAGGGAAGCACCAACTTTTACTAAAGATGCTCCAAAGAAAAGCACTGATAACAAACAACCAAAAAACCTAGCATGTGGATGCCCAGGCACTCATTCTAAGGCTCTAAACCGGGAAACAACCAGTGAAACTAAAGAAGAAAATTCTTCACCCGTAAAAAACCAGCTAAATCAGTGGCCAGTCCAAATCAAGCTTGTTCCACCAAACGCTCCTTACTTTGAGGATGCTAACCTTTTAATTGCTGCCGACTGCACAGCATTTGCGTATGGCAATTTTCATAATAAATTGATGAAAAATAAAATAACACTAATCGGCTGTCCAAAACTTGATGAAGGAGATTACAGTGAAAAAATTACTGCTATCCTTAAATCTAATAATATCAAATCTTTAACCGTAGCAAGAATGGTAGTTCCTTGCTGCGGCGGAATTGAGAATGCCGTTAAAACAGCACTTAAAAATAGCGGAAAACTCATTCCTTGGCAGGTTGTAACAATTTCAACAGACGGTAAAATCCTTGATATCTAA
- a CDS encoding ABC transporter ATP-binding protein: METLLDIKNLSIAFGNDLNQQVRVVSDANIQLRYGEILGIVGESGCGKTTLARCILGLLPPSGKVVGGEIDFCGKDLLKLDKDSKREIRGKEVGMIFQDSMAALNPVRKIGVQFTETLTARMGINKVQAKAMAIELLTKVKLSNPTEIMGRYSFQLSGGMRQRVMIAMALALKPRLLIADEPTTALDVTVQAQILKEMYSLKEQFGTSIILVSHNLGVVYQVVDTIAVMYAGTVVEYGASSEIFNKPNHPYTKALIGSVPSLKESQEELISIAGTPPMLHSLPDGCVFHPRCRFASSICRLKKPNNIQTVTGVQVACHKVKQSAAKEGEGNIA, translated from the coding sequence ATGGAAACTTTATTAGACATAAAAAACTTATCAATAGCCTTTGGTAACGACCTAAATCAACAGGTGAGAGTGGTTAGTGATGCCAATATTCAGCTTAGATATGGAGAAATTTTAGGGATAGTAGGGGAAAGCGGTTGCGGCAAAACCACACTTGCTAGGTGCATATTGGGGTTATTACCTCCTAGTGGAAAAGTAGTTGGTGGGGAAATTGATTTTTGCGGAAAAGATTTGCTAAAGCTTGACAAAGATTCAAAAAGGGAAATTAGAGGTAAAGAGGTGGGAATGATTTTTCAAGATTCCATGGCAGCCTTAAATCCTGTAAGAAAAATTGGTGTTCAATTTACAGAGACTCTTACCGCACGGATGGGTATAAATAAAGTGCAGGCGAAAGCAATGGCCATAGAACTACTGACAAAAGTAAAATTAAGTAATCCTACGGAAATTATGGGCAGGTATTCATTTCAACTAAGTGGTGGTATGAGGCAAAGAGTGATGATTGCTATGGCATTGGCTTTAAAACCTAGACTTTTGATAGCTGACGAACCAACTACTGCTTTAGATGTAACAGTACAGGCGCAGATTTTAAAGGAAATGTATAGCTTAAAGGAACAATTTGGAACAAGTATCATATTGGTTTCACATAATTTAGGAGTTGTATATCAGGTTGTAGATACAATTGCAGTGATGTATGCAGGAACAGTTGTAGAATATGGGGCAAGTAGTGAAATTTTTAATAAACCAAATCATCCATATACAAAAGCGTTAATAGGTTCTGTACCTTCCCTAAAAGAGAGTCAGGAAGAACTTATATCTATAGCAGGAACACCTCCGATGTTACATAGTTTACCAGATGGTTGTGTTTTCCACCCCAGGTGTAGATTTGCCAGCTCTATTTGTAGGCTTAAAAAACCAAATAACATACAAACAGTTACAGGGGTGCAGGTGGCATGCCATAAAGTAAAACAATCAGCTGCCAAAGAAGGGGAGGGTAATATTGCCTAG
- the smpB gene encoding SsrA-binding protein SmpB, producing MKSIAVNKKARHEYFIEETYEAGIELKGTEVKSIRAGKVNLKDSFARVENNEVFVYGMHISPYEQGNRFNHEPTRQRKLLLHKEEIKKLIGATQQKGLSLIPTKLYFVRGLVKMKIALAKGKKLHDKRQDLAKKDAQRQIEKAFRERQKA from the coding sequence ATGAAATCAATAGCTGTTAATAAAAAAGCGAGACATGAATATTTTATAGAAGAAACCTATGAAGCAGGCATAGAGCTGAAAGGCACAGAGGTAAAGTCAATCCGTGCTGGCAAGGTTAACCTTAAAGATTCTTTTGCAAGAGTTGAAAATAATGAGGTTTTTGTTTATGGAATGCACATTAGTCCATATGAACAAGGAAATAGATTTAACCATGAGCCTACTAGACAACGAAAATTGTTATTGCACAAAGAGGAAATCAAAAAACTGATTGGAGCAACTCAACAAAAGGGTTTATCGTTGATTCCTACAAAATTATACTTTGTGAGAGGACTTGTAAAAATGAAGATAGCGCTAGCTAAAGGGAAAAAACTTCACGATAAACGACAGGATTTGGCTAAAAAGGATGCTCAGCGTCAGATTGAAAAGGCTTTTAGAGAACGGCAAAAGGCTTAA
- the nikB gene encoding nickel ABC transporter permease: MFFLAEYILKRCLHLIFVLFGVSLLTFSLSHLIPGDPAEIILKDMGVEATEKEVESLREELGLNERFLVQYKNWLKNALKGDLGQSFRTGGDVAEEIRVRLPATIILTLGATFIMIVISLPLGILSAIYKNTWIDHLSRGIALIGASMPSFWLALILMYILAVRHPIFPVMGRGSLSHLFLPAFTLGAGMATTFARLIRASMLEVLGEDYILAARSRGLKENIVIVNNALKSALLPVITSFGMSFGHLLGGTVIIENIFAWPGVGNFLVESIYGRDYPVIQGYVLWMSIIFVFVNLIVDISYKFLDPRVSLGRKS, from the coding sequence GTGTTTTTTTTGGCAGAATACATACTTAAAAGATGCCTACATCTGATTTTTGTACTTTTTGGGGTATCTTTACTGACATTCAGTTTGAGTCATTTAATACCAGGGGATCCAGCTGAAATAATTCTTAAGGATATGGGAGTGGAAGCCACCGAAAAGGAAGTTGAATCTTTAAGAGAAGAACTGGGGCTCAATGAACGCTTTTTAGTTCAATATAAAAACTGGCTGAAAAATGCTTTAAAGGGCGACTTAGGGCAATCTTTCAGAACAGGCGGTGATGTGGCAGAAGAAATACGAGTAAGGCTTCCTGCTACAATTATTCTAACATTGGGTGCTACATTTATAATGATTGTGATATCATTGCCATTGGGAATTTTATCTGCAATTTATAAAAATACATGGATTGATCATCTTAGTCGTGGTATTGCGTTAATAGGTGCTTCTATGCCTTCATTTTGGTTGGCACTAATTTTGATGTATATTTTGGCAGTAAGGCACCCTATTTTCCCAGTGATGGGTAGGGGAAGCTTAAGTCACTTATTTTTGCCTGCTTTTACACTTGGCGCAGGAATGGCTACAACATTTGCTAGGTTAATAAGGGCGAGTATGTTAGAAGTTTTAGGAGAAGATTATATTTTGGCAGCTAGGTCAAGGGGCCTTAAAGAAAACATTGTAATTGTAAATAACGCTTTAAAAAGTGCCTTACTCCCAGTAATAACTAGTTTCGGCATGAGCTTTGGGCATTTATTAGGTGGGACTGTAATTATAGAAAATATCTTTGCTTGGCCAGGTGTAGGAAATTTTTTGGTTGAGTCTATATATGGAAGAGACTATCCAGTGATACAGGGGTATGTACTATGGATGTCTATAATATTTGTTTTTGTGAATCTGATTGTAGATATATCCTATAAGTTTTTGGATCCAAGAGTTTCTTTAGGGAGGAAGAGTTAG
- a CDS encoding ABC transporter ATP-binding protein, protein MPSFQCNCEIANNEILLETVNLQKKFIIKDAFFWGKNKTLMAVDDVSIIIKNGQTLGLVGESGCGKSTLGKMILRAEQPTEGKIIFNGQEITYLKGEKLRNIRRNIQGIFQDADASLNPRMKIERIIQEPLLNFRVGSKAQQRKNIIELLQTVGLPEFVLNRYPHQLSGGQKQRVAIARALTLKPKLILCDEVTASLDVSIQAQVLNLLKKFKDDFGLSYLFISHDIAAVKYISDEIAVMYLGKIVEVIKSENLVKKAQHPYTQALLKAIPIAEGDKALLKRQQLMGEPPNPMGIGRGCRFRTRCHCAEKICDSEEPKLKKISSDHQVACHFVKMQGSSDDHKNNK, encoded by the coding sequence TTGCCTAGCTTTCAATGTAATTGTGAAATTGCAAATAATGAAATATTATTAGAAACAGTTAATTTACAAAAAAAGTTTATAATTAAAGATGCCTTTTTTTGGGGTAAAAATAAAACCTTAATGGCAGTTGATGACGTTTCAATTATTATAAAAAATGGTCAAACTTTAGGGCTAGTAGGTGAAAGTGGGTGTGGCAAGAGCACTTTAGGTAAAATGATTTTAAGGGCTGAGCAACCTACAGAAGGAAAAATAATATTTAATGGCCAGGAAATTACTTATTTAAAAGGGGAAAAATTAAGAAACATCAGGAGAAATATACAAGGTATATTTCAAGATGCAGATGCTTCGTTAAACCCTAGAATGAAGATAGAGCGAATTATACAAGAACCTTTGTTAAATTTTAGAGTTGGTAGCAAAGCACAGCAAAGAAAAAATATTATTGAACTACTTCAGACAGTGGGATTGCCTGAATTTGTTTTAAATAGATATCCTCATCAACTTAGCGGGGGACAAAAACAAAGAGTCGCTATTGCTAGGGCACTTACGTTAAAGCCCAAACTGATTTTGTGTGATGAAGTTACTGCTAGCTTAGATGTGTCAATTCAGGCTCAGGTGCTTAATCTGTTGAAAAAATTTAAAGATGATTTTGGTTTATCATATCTATTTATTTCTCATGATATAGCAGCAGTGAAATATATCAGTGATGAAATAGCTGTAATGTATCTAGGTAAGATTGTTGAAGTTATTAAAAGTGAGAACTTAGTTAAAAAAGCTCAACATCCATATACACAAGCATTACTAAAAGCTATCCCTATAGCAGAGGGTGATAAAGCTTTGTTAAAAAGGCAGCAACTTATGGGAGAACCCCCAAATCCTATGGGCATTGGTAGAGGTTGTAGGTTTAGAACTCGATGCCATTGTGCCGAAAAAATTTGTGATAGTGAAGAACCAAAGTTAAAAAAAATAAGCAGTGACCATCAAGTTGCTTGCCATTTTGTGAAAATGCAAGGGTCATCTGATGACCATAAAAATAATAAATAG
- a CDS encoding integrase core domain-containing protein, with product MKAATFQVTLEKLGIQSSFSRPRVSNDNPYSESLFRTMKYRPQHPFNGFKTLEEAREWVKRFVHWYNHDHLHSGLKYVTPYQRHNGLDTIIINKRTQTYEQARNAHPERWSKDTRDRSLPEYVALNPIKDEELTKTK from the coding sequence ATGAAAGCAGCAACATTTCAAGTAACACTAGAAAAACTAGGCATTCAAAGCTCTTTTTCCAGGCCACGAGTAAGCAATGACAATCCTTATTCCGAGTCATTATTTAGGACCATGAAATATCGTCCTCAGCACCCTTTTAACGGCTTTAAAACCCTAGAGGAGGCGCGAGAGTGGGTAAAGCGTTTTGTACATTGGTATAACCATGATCATTTGCACAGCGGCTTAAAGTATGTCACTCCATATCAAAGGCACAATGGCCTTGACACCATTATAATTAACAAACGAACACAAACATATGAACAAGCAAGAAATGCACACCCTGAAAGGTGGTCTAAGGACACGAGAGATCGGTCACTACCTGAATATGTTGCTTTAAATCCCATTAAAGATGAAGAGCTAACCAAGACAAAATAA